A window of Leptolyngbya sp. 'hensonii' contains these coding sequences:
- a CDS encoding ShlB/FhaC/HecB family hemolysin secretion/activation protein → SVVKLGQDYVARDSQGAWGLRSQFNMGTGLFDATSNPAPIPSGQFFSWSGQVQRLQVLDSNHLLMLQGEVQLSADPLLPSQQFVIGGGQSVRGYRQNARSGDNGFRVAIEDRITVARDGTGGAAFQVAPFMDMGAVWNSGPLPLPRNTFLSAVGVGLLWNPDPALDVRLDYAMPFINLSDRGNNIQDGGLHFRINTRF, encoded by the coding sequence CAGCGTAGTCAAGCTGGGCCAGGATTACGTTGCGCGTGATAGTCAGGGAGCCTGGGGGTTGAGATCGCAGTTCAATATGGGCACGGGCCTGTTCGATGCCACCAGCAATCCGGCTCCGATTCCCTCTGGTCAGTTCTTCAGTTGGTCAGGACAGGTGCAGCGGTTGCAAGTGCTGGACTCGAACCACCTGCTGATGCTGCAGGGAGAGGTGCAACTGAGTGCAGATCCGCTGCTCCCTTCTCAGCAGTTTGTGATTGGGGGTGGACAGTCGGTGCGAGGGTATCGGCAAAATGCCAGGTCTGGAGACAACGGATTTCGGGTTGCGATCGAAGACCGCATCACCGTGGCCCGTGATGGAACGGGAGGTGCTGCCTTTCAGGTTGCCCCCTTCATGGACATGGGAGCTGTTTGGAACTCTGGTCCCCTGCCCCTGCCCCGCAATACCTTCCTCTCAGCCGTAGGAGTGGGACTGCTCTGGAACCCTGACCCAGCATTAGATGTGCGACTGGACTACGCCATGCCCTTCATCAACCTGAGCGATCGGGGCAACAACATTCAGGATGGGGGCCTGCACTTCAGGATCAACACCCGCTTCTAA